Proteins from a single region of Primulina tabacum isolate GXHZ01 chromosome 5, ASM2559414v2, whole genome shotgun sequence:
- the LOC142547380 gene encoding AP-4 complex subunit mu-like isoform X1 encodes MISQFFVLSQRGDNIVFRDYRGDVQKGSAEIFFRKVKFWKEDGKEEAPPVFNLDGVNYFHVKVVSLLFVATTRTNFSPSFALELLQRIARVIKDYLGVLNEESLRKNFVLVYELLDEVVDFGYVQTTSTEVLKSYIFNEPIVVDAARLPPLGPAALFMVQGTKRMPGTAVTKSVVAHEPGGRKREEIFVDIIEKISVTFSSSGYISTSEIDGTIQMKSYLTGNPEIKLALNEDLSIGRSSISSYGYGSSSLGAGPFILDDCNFHESVHLGSFDVDRTLSLVPPDGEFPVMNYRITQEFKPPFTINTLIEEAGSLKAEVILKIRAEFPSKTTANTVLVEMPLPTCTTRVNFDLEAGVVGQTADFKESNRKLEWNLKKFVGGSEHTLRAKLNFSQELHGNITKEAGPVSMSFTIPMYNPSGLEVKYLQIAKKSKTHNPYRWVRYVTQANSYVARI; translated from the exons ATGATCTCACAATTCTTTGTGCTTTCTCAGAGAGGGGACAACATCGTCTTTCGCGACT ATCGTGGTGATGTGCAGAAAGGAAGTGCAGAGATATTCTTCCGTAAAGTTAAGTTCTGGAAAGAAGATGGCAAAGAGGAAGCACCCCCTGTCTTT AATCTGGATGGTGTAAACTATTTCCATGTGAAGGTGGTTAGCCTATTATTTGTCGCAACCACAAGGACCAACTTCTCACCTTCCTTCGCCTTGGAGCTTCTGCAGAGGATAGCACGTGTCATCAAAGATTACCTTGGTGTTCTGAATGAAGAATCATTACGAAAAAATTTTGTGCTCGTGTATGAGCTCCTGGATGAAGTTGTA GATTTTGGTTATGTACAAACGACATCTACTGAAGTTTTGAAGTCTTATATATTCAATGAACCGATTGTGGTTGATGCTGCGCGTTTACCACCTCTTGGTCCTGCAGCTTTGTTTATGGTG CAAGGGACTAAAAGGATGCCGGGAACTGCTGTTACAAAATCTGTCGTGGCACATGAACCTGGAGGTAGAAAGAGGGAGGAAATCTTCGTCGACATAATTGAGAAAATAAGTGTTACATTTAGCTCTAGT GGATATATATCGACTTCTGAAATTGATGGCACCATTCAAATGAAGAGTTATCTAACAGGAAATCCAGAAATCAAATTAGCTCTTAACGAAGACCTGAGCATCGGAAGAAGCAGCATTTCAAGTTATG GCTACGGTAGTAGCTCTCTGGGGGCAGGGCCATTTATTTTGGATGACTGCAATTTCCATGAATCTGTACATCTGGGTAGTTTTGACGTTGACAGAACATTGTCTTTG GTTCCACCAGATGGGGAATTTCCTGTCATGAATTATCGTATTACCCAGGAATTCAAGCCCCCATTTACTATTAACACCTTAATTGAAGAAGCTGGATCGCTCAAG GCTGAAGTGATTTTGAAAATCCGAGCTGAGTTTCCTTCAAAAACCACTGCCAACACAGTTTTAGTAGAGATGCCATTGCCAACATGTACAACCAG AGTTAATTTTGATTTGGAAGCTGGAGTAGTTGGACAAACCGCTGATTTTAAAGAATCAAACAGGAAACTTGAATGGAATTTGAAGAAG TTTGTTGGTGGGTCTGAGCACACCCTACGtgcaaaattaaatttttcacaGGAGTTGCATG GAAATATCACTAAAGAAGCTGGACCTGTGAGCATGAGTTTCACTATACCCATGTATAATCCTTCCGGACTGGAG GTGAAGTATTTACAGATAGCGAAGAAGAGCAAAACACACAACCCTTATCGGTGGGTGAGATACGTCACTCAAGCCAATTCTTATGTTGCACGAATATAA
- the LOC142547380 gene encoding AP-4 complex subunit mu-like isoform X2, which yields MISQFFVLSQRGDNIVFRDYRGDVQKGSAEIFFRKVKFWKEDGKEEAPPVFNLDGVNYFHVKVVSLLFVATTRTNFSPSFALELLQRIARVIKDYLGVLNEESLRKNFVLVYELLDEVVDFGYVQTTSTEVLKSYIFNEPIVVDAARLPPLGPAALFMQGTKRMPGTAVTKSVVAHEPGGRKREEIFVDIIEKISVTFSSSGYISTSEIDGTIQMKSYLTGNPEIKLALNEDLSIGRSSISSYGYGSSSLGAGPFILDDCNFHESVHLGSFDVDRTLSLVPPDGEFPVMNYRITQEFKPPFTINTLIEEAGSLKAEVILKIRAEFPSKTTANTVLVEMPLPTCTTRVNFDLEAGVVGQTADFKESNRKLEWNLKKFVGGSEHTLRAKLNFSQELHGNITKEAGPVSMSFTIPMYNPSGLEVKYLQIAKKSKTHNPYRWVRYVTQANSYVARI from the exons ATGATCTCACAATTCTTTGTGCTTTCTCAGAGAGGGGACAACATCGTCTTTCGCGACT ATCGTGGTGATGTGCAGAAAGGAAGTGCAGAGATATTCTTCCGTAAAGTTAAGTTCTGGAAAGAAGATGGCAAAGAGGAAGCACCCCCTGTCTTT AATCTGGATGGTGTAAACTATTTCCATGTGAAGGTGGTTAGCCTATTATTTGTCGCAACCACAAGGACCAACTTCTCACCTTCCTTCGCCTTGGAGCTTCTGCAGAGGATAGCACGTGTCATCAAAGATTACCTTGGTGTTCTGAATGAAGAATCATTACGAAAAAATTTTGTGCTCGTGTATGAGCTCCTGGATGAAGTTGTA GATTTTGGTTATGTACAAACGACATCTACTGAAGTTTTGAAGTCTTATATATTCAATGAACCGATTGTGGTTGATGCTGCGCGTTTACCACCTCTTGGTCCTGCAGCTTTGTTTATG CAAGGGACTAAAAGGATGCCGGGAACTGCTGTTACAAAATCTGTCGTGGCACATGAACCTGGAGGTAGAAAGAGGGAGGAAATCTTCGTCGACATAATTGAGAAAATAAGTGTTACATTTAGCTCTAGT GGATATATATCGACTTCTGAAATTGATGGCACCATTCAAATGAAGAGTTATCTAACAGGAAATCCAGAAATCAAATTAGCTCTTAACGAAGACCTGAGCATCGGAAGAAGCAGCATTTCAAGTTATG GCTACGGTAGTAGCTCTCTGGGGGCAGGGCCATTTATTTTGGATGACTGCAATTTCCATGAATCTGTACATCTGGGTAGTTTTGACGTTGACAGAACATTGTCTTTG GTTCCACCAGATGGGGAATTTCCTGTCATGAATTATCGTATTACCCAGGAATTCAAGCCCCCATTTACTATTAACACCTTAATTGAAGAAGCTGGATCGCTCAAG GCTGAAGTGATTTTGAAAATCCGAGCTGAGTTTCCTTCAAAAACCACTGCCAACACAGTTTTAGTAGAGATGCCATTGCCAACATGTACAACCAG AGTTAATTTTGATTTGGAAGCTGGAGTAGTTGGACAAACCGCTGATTTTAAAGAATCAAACAGGAAACTTGAATGGAATTTGAAGAAG TTTGTTGGTGGGTCTGAGCACACCCTACGtgcaaaattaaatttttcacaGGAGTTGCATG GAAATATCACTAAAGAAGCTGGACCTGTGAGCATGAGTTTCACTATACCCATGTATAATCCTTCCGGACTGGAG GTGAAGTATTTACAGATAGCGAAGAAGAGCAAAACACACAACCCTTATCGGTGGGTGAGATACGTCACTCAAGCCAATTCTTATGTTGCACGAATATAA